A genome region from Sphingobacteriaceae bacterium GW460-11-11-14-LB5 includes the following:
- a CDS encoding gliding motility protein GldC, which yields MKKAEIKITVELDEGNNPDNILWESTDAGNADKVPAKAMFLSVWDHNYKNTLKIDLWTKDMPVDEMKRFFYETLQTMGDSFLKATNETLIVEDLRDYCAHFADKMGIIEGQ from the coding sequence ATGAAAAAAGCAGAAATAAAAATAACTGTTGAGTTAGACGAAGGAAATAATCCCGATAATATACTTTGGGAGAGTACAGATGCAGGAAATGCTGATAAAGTGCCAGCAAAGGCAATGTTTTTATCAGTTTGGGACCATAATTATAAAAATACTTTAAAGATAGATCTTTGGACAAAAGATATGCCCGTTGACGAGATGAAACGTTTTTTCTACGAAACCTTGCAAACCATGGGCGATAGCTTTTTAAAAGCCACAAATGAAACTTTGATCGTTGAAGATTTACGCGATTATTGTGCCCATTTTGCTGATAAGATGGGGATTATTGAAGGGCAATAG
- a CDS encoding FAD-dependent oxidoreductase, with product MSGQTFYKDDLSAYLKRRAFLLRIGLITGGIFLNSCYKKIRSTKYNIKGTLQGPNAKAGHILRDKIKLAPSSKTRKVKTLIIGGGISGLSAGRWLKKNGETDFEILELENHTGGNSYFGTNNISSYPLGAHYITVANNDDHLLIDFLQEINVITHFENELPYYNDYYLTFDPEERLLINGEWQEGLVPDFGVPASDKEQIKRFLLEVDQLKNTKGNDGKFLFNIPLSSSSSDPNYRKLDKISFQAYLEEKGYDSKYLLWYLNYACKDDYGQKTDKISAWAGLHYFASRRGKAANAEQNAIITWPEGNGWIMKQLASQLKDHIKTSTLCYGLKSLANGDITVSIFNMQANITEEITAAKIILCAPQFVNNRLLQNFNRHINYQSFSYSPWLIANITINELPESKGINLCWDNVAYNTASVGYVNSAQQHLKLTENKKVITYYLPLCDFEPAIARLAAYTRSYEQWLDIVVPELEMIHPGITAAIENIDFWVWGHGMIAPTTDFVWSENLAKARAPIDHKIFFAHSDLSGVSIFEEAFHQGVNAAKQVLNVIS from the coding sequence ATGAGTGGGCAAACGTTTTATAAAGATGATTTATCGGCATATTTAAAACGACGTGCTTTTCTTTTGAGGATAGGCCTGATTACTGGCGGTATTTTTTTGAATAGCTGTTATAAAAAAATCAGATCTACCAAATACAATATCAAAGGAACTTTACAGGGACCGAATGCAAAAGCTGGTCATATTTTACGCGATAAGATCAAGCTAGCCCCCTCAAGTAAAACAAGAAAGGTAAAAACACTAATTATCGGCGGTGGAATCTCGGGTTTATCAGCTGGCAGGTGGTTAAAAAAGAATGGAGAAACAGATTTCGAGATTCTGGAACTGGAAAATCATACTGGTGGAAATTCTTATTTTGGCACCAATAATATATCCTCATACCCTCTAGGCGCCCATTATATTACTGTCGCAAACAATGATGATCATCTGCTTATCGATTTTTTGCAGGAAATTAATGTCATCACCCACTTCGAAAACGAACTCCCCTACTACAACGATTATTACCTGACTTTCGATCCGGAGGAAAGGTTACTGATTAATGGCGAGTGGCAGGAAGGTTTGGTGCCAGATTTTGGTGTCCCTGCAAGCGATAAAGAACAAATCAAGCGTTTTTTACTGGAGGTAGATCAGTTAAAAAATACCAAAGGGAACGATGGAAAGTTCCTGTTCAATATTCCGTTAAGTTCATCATCAAGCGATCCAAATTACAGAAAACTGGATAAGATTTCTTTTCAGGCCTATCTCGAAGAAAAAGGATACGATTCGAAATATCTCCTATGGTATTTGAATTATGCCTGCAAAGATGATTATGGTCAGAAAACAGATAAAATATCAGCCTGGGCTGGTTTGCACTATTTTGCTTCGCGTAGAGGAAAAGCTGCAAATGCAGAACAAAATGCCATAATCACCTGGCCAGAAGGCAATGGCTGGATCATGAAACAACTTGCCAGTCAGCTTAAAGATCATATCAAAACCTCAACCTTATGTTATGGTTTAAAATCGCTGGCCAATGGAGATATAACTGTTTCCATATTCAATATGCAAGCCAATATCACCGAAGAAATAACAGCTGCAAAGATTATTTTATGCGCACCCCAATTTGTAAACAACCGTTTACTCCAAAACTTTAACCGCCATATAAATTATCAGTCTTTTAGTTATTCGCCCTGGCTAATCGCAAATATTACCATCAACGAATTACCGGAATCAAAAGGTATTAATCTTTGCTGGGATAATGTTGCCTATAATACAGCATCTGTTGGCTATGTAAATTCGGCCCAGCAGCATTTAAAACTCACGGAGAATAAAAAAGTAATTACTTATTATCTGCCGCTGTGCGATTTTGAACCGGCAATTGCACGCTTAGCTGCATATACCAGGAGTTACGAACAATGGCTTGATATTGTTGTTCCTGAATTGGAAATGATTCATCCGGGAATTACAGCGGCTATTGAAAATATAGATTTCTGGGTTTGGGGGCATGGGATGATTGCACCTACAACAGATTTTGTTTGGAGTGAAAACCTGGCAAAAGCCAGAGCACCAATAGATCATAAAATTTTCTTTGCCCACAGCGATCTGAGTGGGGTTTCTATATTTGAAGAAGCTTTTCATCAAGGCGTAAACGCAGCAAAACAGGTTTTAAATGTTATCTCATAA
- a CDS encoding spermidine synthase (catalyzes the formation of spermidine from putrescine and S-adenosylmethioninamine), with translation MNKKLPALLLISVFVVATCGLIYELIAGTLASYLLGDSVTQFSTIIGVYLFSMGIGSWISKYFEKNILSWFIQIEILVGLVGGFSSTVLFLVFESIASFRIVLYGFVSLTGILVGLEIPLLMRILKDRYEFKDLVSKVFTFDYIGALLASLIFPLLLIPHLGLVKTAYLFGMLNVAVALIVCLSFKKEIRASKYLQSASVISIILLLAGFVYADKITSFSESQTYSDTIIYSKSTPYQRIILTKKNKVLRLFLNGNLQFSSDDEYRYHEALVHPGLQALPFAKHVLVMGGGDGLAVREILKYPNVDSVILVDLDKGMTSLFQSNKILLGLNKNALLSPKVKVINADAFSWIKAQHKKFDFIVIDFPDPSNYAVGKLYTNAFYKLVKGILAPKGLMVVQSTSPYVAPKSFWTVNKTLESVGLKTIPYHNYVPSFGEWGYIMATDPDNVYKKPQQYLPSLRFVSKESLDLMLFFPKDMARVETDVNKLNNQILVKYFEDEWANVL, from the coding sequence ATGAACAAAAAGCTACCGGCACTTTTATTAATTTCTGTTTTTGTTGTTGCAACCTGCGGGCTTATATACGAGTTGATTGCGGGTACACTGGCCAGCTATTTACTTGGCGATTCAGTTACCCAATTCTCCACCATCATTGGCGTTTACCTTTTTTCTATGGGTATAGGCTCGTGGATATCTAAGTATTTCGAAAAAAATATCCTTTCGTGGTTTATTCAGATCGAAATTTTAGTCGGCCTGGTTGGGGGTTTTAGCTCAACGGTTTTATTCCTCGTTTTTGAAAGCATTGCTTCATTCCGAATTGTGTTGTATGGCTTTGTGAGTCTGACCGGTATCCTTGTGGGTTTAGAAATCCCACTGTTGATGCGCATCCTTAAAGATCGTTATGAATTTAAAGATCTGGTTTCGAAGGTTTTTACATTCGACTATATCGGCGCGCTACTGGCCTCACTCATTTTCCCACTCCTGCTTATCCCCCATTTAGGACTGGTTAAAACCGCTTATCTGTTCGGGATGCTCAATGTGGCAGTGGCTTTAATTGTATGCTTAAGTTTCAAAAAAGAAATCAGGGCTTCCAAATACTTACAAAGTGCGTCCGTTATCAGTATTATTTTGCTGTTGGCAGGTTTTGTTTATGCAGATAAAATTACAAGTTTCTCCGAAAGTCAGACCTATAGCGATACCATCATATATTCGAAAAGCACGCCTTATCAACGCATAATCCTGACTAAAAAAAATAAAGTTTTACGACTTTTCTTAAACGGAAATCTTCAGTTTAGCTCTGATGATGAGTACCGGTATCACGAGGCATTGGTACATCCTGGACTGCAGGCATTACCTTTTGCAAAACATGTACTGGTAATGGGCGGTGGAGATGGACTTGCAGTTCGGGAAATACTAAAATACCCTAATGTAGATTCGGTAATATTGGTAGACCTGGACAAAGGGATGACGAGCCTTTTTCAATCGAACAAGATTCTTTTAGGTTTAAATAAAAACGCACTCTTATCGCCTAAGGTAAAAGTAATTAATGCCGATGCCTTTAGCTGGATTAAAGCACAGCATAAAAAATTCGACTTCATTGTAATCGATTTCCCAGACCCTTCAAATTATGCCGTTGGCAAGTTATATACCAACGCTTTTTATAAACTGGTTAAGGGCATACTTGCTCCTAAAGGTTTAATGGTTGTCCAATCTACTTCACCTTACGTTGCGCCAAAATCTTTTTGGACGGTAAACAAAACCCTTGAAAGTGTGGGTTTAAAAACCATTCCGTATCACAATTATGTGCCCTCTTTCGGCGAGTGGGGTTACATTATGGCTACCGATCCGGATAATGTTTACAAAAAACCGCAGCAATACTTACCTAGTTTAAGGTTCGTTTCGAAAGAAAGTTTAGACCTGATGCTCTTCTTTCCAAAAGATATGGCAAGGGTAGAAACTGATGTAAATAAATTAAATAATCAGATTTTGGTGAAATATTTCGAAGATGAGTGGGCAAACGTTTTATAA
- a CDS encoding S-adenosylmethionine decarboxylase has translation MNYNPGLHILSEFSSEKTEQLSSFHDCKALFNSLIKSNTLEKVGEVYHDFPNGGFTAVICLTESHLSIHTWPEFKLATFDIFLSNYQKDNTQKVKDIYEAVLQFFEGIEIQKTEVVR, from the coding sequence ATGAACTACAATCCTGGCTTACATATTTTATCAGAGTTCTCGTCTGAAAAAACTGAACAACTTTCTTCTTTTCACGATTGTAAAGCACTATTTAACAGCTTAATTAAGTCAAATACGCTGGAAAAAGTTGGCGAGGTTTATCACGATTTTCCAAATGGGGGTTTTACGGCTGTAATCTGTTTAACAGAATCGCATCTGTCTATCCATACATGGCCGGAGTTTAAACTGGCAACTTTTGATATCTTTTTATCAAACTACCAAAAAGACAATACCCAAAAGGTTAAAGATATTTATGAAGCTGTACTCCAATTTTTTGAGGGTATAGAAATACAAAAAACTGAAGTTGTTCGCTAA
- a CDS encoding cysteine methyltransferase → MNYASVITSPVGKITILADDEFVHVVTFAEKDISGLPENELTVKVANQLKDYFKGDLKDFDFPMKQKGTEFQQEVWQHLLTIPFGETTSYAKFSAHHPLAIRAIAAANGKNNIAIIVPCHRVIGSNGKLVGYAGGLWRKQWLLQHEREIAQKGQTELKF, encoded by the coding sequence ATGAACTACGCATCAGTTATAACATCGCCGGTTGGCAAAATAACCATCTTAGCTGATGATGAATTTGTGCATGTAGTTACTTTTGCCGAGAAAGACATCTCAGGATTACCAGAAAACGAACTTACGGTAAAGGTAGCCAATCAGTTAAAGGATTATTTTAAGGGCGATTTAAAGGATTTCGATTTCCCGATGAAACAAAAAGGAACCGAATTTCAACAGGAGGTTTGGCAGCATTTATTAACCATACCTTTTGGCGAAACCACTTCCTACGCCAAATTTTCTGCTCACCATCCACTAGCCATACGGGCTATCGCTGCTGCAAACGGAAAAAACAATATCGCCATTATAGTGCCATGCCATAGGGTAATTGGCAGTAATGGTAAACTGGTTGGTTATGCAGGTGGTTTATGGCGTAAACAATGGCTGCTACAACACGAACGTGAAATTGCCCAAAAAGGACAAACCGAATTAAAATTTTAA
- a CDS encoding ABC transporter permease, with translation MQLAKEVKYLIHKEVLLEWRSKYTINGVLLYVVSTIFTCYLSFVSLGDKLTWNALFWIIMLFASINGVSKSFLQETKGQQLYSYILASPAAVLISKTVYNTLLMLVLTTIALGFYTLVFDSFTPPDLAMYYVAVVLGSISFSTVFTMVSAIASKAGNGGMLMAILSFPIIIPVLILLIKLAKNAVDGLPWENSYDEIAMLLVVNVLMVATSLLLFPYLWRD, from the coding sequence ATGCAATTGGCCAAAGAGGTTAAATATTTAATTCACAAGGAAGTATTGTTAGAGTGGCGCTCCAAATATACCATTAACGGTGTATTGCTCTATGTGGTTTCGACCATTTTTACCTGTTACCTCTCTTTTGTTAGCCTGGGCGATAAACTAACATGGAATGCCTTATTTTGGATCATCATGCTTTTTGCCTCCATTAATGGCGTATCGAAGAGTTTTTTGCAGGAAACTAAAGGCCAGCAGTTGTATAGTTATATCTTGGCAAGTCCTGCAGCGGTGTTAATCTCTAAAACAGTTTACAATACGCTTCTGATGTTGGTGCTCACCACAATTGCCTTAGGTTTTTATACACTGGTTTTCGATTCTTTTACCCCACCCGATTTAGCAATGTATTACGTTGCCGTGGTGCTGGGCAGTATCAGTTTTTCTACAGTATTTACAATGGTTTCGGCCATAGCAAGTAAAGCTGGTAACGGTGGAATGTTGATGGCGATTTTAAGCTTCCCAATTATTATTCCGGTGCTGATTTTATTAATTAAACTGGCTAAAAATGCTGTTGATGGCTTGCCATGGGAGAATAGTTACGATGAAATAGCGATGTTACTCGTGGTGAATGTACTGATGGTGGCAACGTCTTTATTGTTATTTCCTTACCTTTGGAGGGATTAA
- a CDS encoding ABC transporter permease — MNKTWWKILGSVLVIYTAIAGLLLGVPHLAILNETIRNLYFHVPMWFAMIVLFSISVFYSVKSLSTKSEIDDIKAVESVNAGIVFGVLGLVTGAIWAKYTWGQFWSFDPKQNFAAISILLYFAYLILRNAIDEEQKRAKISAIYNIFAFPMMVVLLFVLPRLKDSLHPGNGGNPGFNSYDLDSRMRMVFYPACLGWILIGYWVYTIRFRIRTIENKQQHN; from the coding sequence ATGAATAAAACTTGGTGGAAAATTTTAGGTTCAGTTTTGGTGATTTATACTGCGATAGCGGGTTTGTTACTTGGTGTGCCACATCTGGCTATTTTGAACGAAACCATCCGTAATCTGTATTTCCATGTTCCGATGTGGTTTGCCATGATTGTCCTTTTTTCGATCTCTGTTTTTTACAGCGTAAAATCGTTGAGTACCAAAAGTGAAATCGACGATATTAAAGCGGTAGAGAGTGTAAATGCCGGGATTGTTTTTGGTGTTTTAGGTTTAGTAACAGGTGCCATCTGGGCTAAATATACCTGGGGGCAGTTTTGGAGTTTCGATCCTAAACAAAATTTTGCCGCCATTTCCATTTTGCTCTACTTTGCTTACCTTATTTTGCGTAATGCAATAGATGAGGAACAGAAAAGAGCTAAGATTTCGGCCATTTACAATATTTTTGCCTTCCCGATGATGGTGGTATTACTTTTTGTTTTACCCCGGTTAAAAGACTCCCTACACCCGGGTAACGGTGGTAATCCTGGCTTTAACAGTTACGATTTAGATAGCCGCATGCGGATGGTATTTTATCCTGCATGTTTGGGTTGGATATTAATTGGTTACTGGGTTTATACCATCCGTTTCAGAATACGTACTATAGAAAACAAACAACAACATAACTAA
- a CDS encoding CcmD family protein: MMTALQLFAQDNGVEMADSLRSNGKIYVVVICIVIILVGLLAYLFSIDKRLKKIEKENQTDK; encoded by the coding sequence ATGATGACAGCCCTGCAGTTATTTGCGCAGGATAATGGTGTAGAAATGGCTGATAGCCTTCGGAGCAATGGAAAGATATATGTTGTGGTAATCTGTATTGTGATTATCCTTGTCGGTTTGCTGGCCTATCTGTTCTCTATAGATAAGAGATTAAAGAAAATCGAAAAAGAAAACCAAACTGATAAATAA
- a CDS encoding glutamate dehydrogenase, whose translation MANLADENKFFADVCKNFDSAAQFTNHPEGLLNQIKTCNSVYRFQFPIRRGNGFEVIDAWRVEHSHHMSPTKGGIRYSEMVNEDEVMALAALMTYKCAIVNVPFGGAKGGIKINTKQYSVAELETITRRYTTELIKKNFIGPGIDVPAPDYGSGEREMSWIADTYMTMNPGQLDALGCVTGKPIALHGIRGRKEATGRGVAYAVRECVEVAEDMAKIGFKAGLGDKRVIVQGLGNVGYHSAKFLAEFGATIVGLCEFEGAIYNPNGLNVDEVFAHRKNTGSILGFPGAKDFKNSMEGLEQDCDIIVPAALENQFTELNIRNIKAKIIAEGANGPTTPEAETIFTEMGGIIIPDMYCNAGGVTVSYFEWLKNLSHVAFGRMENRYAANSNANLINTLENLTGKTILPEHRLMIVKGASEMELVNSGLEDTMIHSYHEIRETLMNKPATQTLRTAAFVNSIDKIAVSYMNLGVWP comes from the coding sequence ATGGCTAATCTAGCAGACGAGAACAAGTTCTTTGCAGATGTTTGTAAGAACTTTGACAGTGCGGCTCAATTCACCAATCATCCAGAAGGTTTATTGAACCAGATTAAAACATGTAATAGTGTGTATCGTTTCCAGTTCCCAATCCGCCGCGGAAACGGTTTTGAAGTAATTGATGCCTGGCGTGTAGAACACTCTCACCACATGAGCCCTACCAAGGGTGGTATCCGTTACAGTGAAATGGTAAACGAAGATGAGGTTATGGCCCTTGCTGCCTTAATGACTTACAAGTGTGCCATTGTTAACGTTCCATTTGGTGGCGCAAAAGGTGGTATTAAAATTAATACTAAACAGTACAGTGTTGCCGAGTTAGAAACCATCACCCGCCGTTATACTACAGAATTAATTAAGAAAAACTTTATTGGCCCCGGTATTGATGTTCCTGCTCCTGATTATGGATCGGGTGAACGCGAAATGAGCTGGATTGCTGATACTTATATGACCATGAATCCTGGTCAGTTAGATGCTCTAGGTTGTGTAACGGGTAAACCAATTGCTTTACATGGTATCCGTGGCCGTAAAGAAGCCACCGGACGTGGTGTTGCCTATGCCGTACGCGAATGTGTAGAAGTGGCAGAAGATATGGCTAAAATTGGTTTTAAAGCTGGTTTAGGCGATAAAAGGGTAATTGTTCAGGGTTTAGGTAATGTGGGTTACCACTCGGCTAAATTCTTAGCAGAATTTGGCGCTACCATTGTAGGTTTATGCGAATTTGAGGGTGCCATTTACAATCCTAACGGATTAAATGTTGATGAAGTTTTTGCACACCGTAAAAACACAGGTTCAATTTTAGGTTTCCCGGGCGCTAAAGACTTTAAAAACTCGATGGAAGGTTTAGAGCAAGATTGCGATATCATTGTTCCTGCTGCTTTAGAAAACCAATTCACTGAGCTTAATATCCGTAATATCAAAGCGAAAATTATTGCTGAAGGTGCAAATGGTCCAACTACACCAGAAGCCGAAACCATATTTACCGAAATGGGTGGTATCATCATTCCTGATATGTATTGTAATGCAGGTGGTGTTACGGTTTCTTATTTCGAATGGTTGAAAAACCTTTCTCACGTGGCTTTTGGTCGTATGGAGAACCGTTATGCAGCCAATTCAAATGCCAATCTAATTAATACTTTAGAAAACTTAACGGGTAAAACGATCCTTCCTGAGCATCGTTTAATGATTGTTAAAGGGGCGTCTGAAATGGAACTGGTAAACTCTGGTTTAGAAGATACCATGATTCATTCTTATCACGAAATCCGCGAAACATTAATGAACAAACCAGCAACCCAAACATTAAGAACAGCTGCTTTTGTAAATTCAATTGATAAAATTGCAGTTTCTTACATGAACCTGGGCGTTTGGCCATAA
- a CDS encoding cytochrome C biogenesis protein has protein sequence MKKSAIIGLITIAISVGILFSLNANTDTYSNFKQAALSEKEEHVMGYWVKSMGTYYDAVKDANHFSFHMKDEKGEVREVIYAGTKPQDFEKSEKLVLIGKMNKDKFYASKILMKCPSKYNDNLVEINKDGKVDTVGKYGEKKYN, from the coding sequence ATGAAGAAAAGTGCAATCATTGGATTGATTACCATCGCGATTTCCGTAGGGATTTTATTTAGCTTAAACGCTAATACCGACACCTACTCTAATTTCAAACAGGCAGCTCTTTCCGAGAAAGAAGAACATGTGATGGGCTATTGGGTAAAATCAATGGGTACTTACTACGACGCCGTAAAAGATGCTAACCATTTTTCATTCCACATGAAAGATGAAAAAGGAGAAGTGAGAGAGGTAATTTACGCAGGTACCAAACCGCAGGATTTCGAAAAATCAGAAAAATTGGTGTTGATCGGCAAGATGAACAAAGACAAATTTTACGCATCGAAAATTTTAATGAAATGCCCGTCCAAATATAACGATAACCTTGTCGAAATAAATAAAGATGGTAAAGTAGACACCGTAGGTAAGTACGGCGAGAAAAAATATAACTAA
- a CDS encoding cytochrome C biogenesis protein, with translation MDIQFVGENLLPGKIGQFFIVLAFSASLLSTIAYFYASREKNLEDKSWRNLGRIGFLVNFCCVIGIGAILFYLVLGHYNEYSYIYWHSSKQLPIHYIISAFWEGQEGSFLLWAFWQSFLGTLLIWKAKTWERPVMTVVAFSQVFLTSMLLGVEIFGERIGSSPFILLRDSLDLKSMAPVVFANPENFANYLKFITDGRGLNPLLQNYWMVIHPPTLFLGFASMIVPFAYGIAALWQKRYKEWIKPAMPWALFAVMVLGTGIIMGSFWAYEALNFGGFWAWDPVENASLIPWLTLIGAVHVMIAYKNTGHAYFTAIALVFLSFLLVLYASFLTRSGILGDTSVHSFTDMGMFGHLILYNVVFAVLAIVLIVIRWKELPITTKDEETYSREFWMFIGALVVTIACIQVIFSTSVPVFNKAFGTNFSPPIDAVKYYNQWQAPFAVLITLISGFSQYLKYKRTDPRKFYSSLVSAIIFSVVLTAGLVYVANIYTNTMYILITFSCLFAVLSNAAVLYQAFGGKAKLAGSAIAHIGFAFLILGALISAATNKPLSINSNNFIPVKDFEKTEKPGENIMLYKNEPKKMGKYTVTYVADTTVAPNTIYTLNFKVLDKEGKVKEDFNLHPHVQDNEKMGLIASPDTKHYLTYDVYTHITSAAIKQESHGDHEGHSDDENYKAPRIVKVSVGDTIHTSSGIVTVKDLNRKPTAKDLVLGQGDYAVGLPLEVNAAGKIYNTEPIFLIKGNNTFDFARKVDELDLKFRFSRVLPDEKKVELQIFEKPQQAKDWVVFKAIEFPFINLYWAGTIIMVVGFLLSIFRRRKEAKAA, from the coding sequence ATGGATATTCAATTTGTAGGCGAAAACCTGCTGCCGGGTAAAATCGGTCAGTTTTTTATTGTGCTGGCGTTTAGTGCATCGTTACTTTCAACCATCGCATACTTTTATGCCAGTCGCGAGAAAAATTTAGAAGATAAATCTTGGCGAAACTTAGGTCGGATTGGATTTCTCGTTAACTTTTGTTGTGTAATCGGTATCGGAGCAATTTTGTTCTACCTGGTACTGGGCCACTACAATGAGTACAGTTATATTTATTGGCACTCTTCAAAACAGCTTCCAATTCATTATATTATTTCTGCTTTCTGGGAAGGGCAGGAAGGAAGTTTCTTGCTTTGGGCTTTCTGGCAATCGTTTCTGGGTACTTTATTAATCTGGAAAGCGAAAACCTGGGAGCGCCCGGTAATGACAGTTGTTGCCTTCTCTCAAGTATTTTTAACTTCAATGCTTTTAGGGGTTGAGATTTTTGGTGAGCGCATCGGAAGTTCTCCGTTTATCCTGTTAAGAGATTCTCTTGATTTGAAATCAATGGCGCCTGTAGTTTTCGCAAACCCTGAAAACTTCGCTAATTATTTAAAGTTTATTACCGATGGTAGAGGATTAAATCCTTTGCTGCAGAACTATTGGATGGTGATTCACCCACCAACCTTGTTTTTAGGTTTTGCCAGTATGATTGTGCCTTTTGCTTATGGAATTGCGGCTTTATGGCAAAAAAGATATAAAGAATGGATTAAACCAGCTATGCCATGGGCACTTTTTGCCGTAATGGTTTTGGGTACAGGTATTATTATGGGCTCGTTCTGGGCTTACGAAGCGTTAAACTTTGGCGGTTTCTGGGCCTGGGATCCTGTAGAAAATGCTTCTTTAATTCCGTGGTTAACCCTAATTGGTGCAGTACACGTGATGATTGCCTATAAAAATACTGGCCATGCTTATTTCACTGCAATTGCTTTAGTATTCTTAAGTTTCTTACTGGTGCTTTATGCATCTTTTTTAACCCGAAGCGGAATTTTAGGTGATACATCAGTTCACTCATTTACCGATATGGGGATGTTTGGTCACCTGATTTTATACAATGTAGTTTTCGCTGTTTTAGCGATAGTGCTTATTGTAATCAGATGGAAAGAATTACCCATCACCACCAAAGATGAAGAAACCTATTCCCGCGAATTCTGGATGTTTATTGGCGCTTTAGTGGTAACCATCGCTTGTATCCAAGTCATATTCTCCACTTCAGTACCCGTATTCAACAAGGCTTTCGGAACAAACTTTTCTCCGCCAATTGATGCTGTGAAATATTACAACCAGTGGCAGGCACCATTTGCGGTATTAATTACGTTAATTTCAGGTTTCTCTCAATACTTAAAATATAAAAGGACTGATCCACGCAAATTTTATAGTAGCCTGGTTTCTGCAATTATTTTCTCTGTTGTGTTAACAGCCGGTTTGGTATATGTGGCTAACATATACACCAACACCATGTATATCCTGATTACCTTCAGTTGTTTATTTGCTGTGCTTTCTAACGCAGCGGTATTATATCAGGCTTTCGGTGGTAAGGCAAAACTGGCCGGATCGGCAATTGCACACATTGGTTTTGCTTTCTTAATTCTTGGTGCATTAATTTCTGCTGCTACCAACAAACCTTTATCGATCAATTCAAATAATTTTATCCCCGTAAAGGATTTCGAGAAAACAGAGAAGCCTGGCGAAAACATCATGTTATATAAAAACGAACCTAAAAAAATGGGTAAGTATACCGTAACCTATGTAGCCGATACCACAGTAGCACCCAATACGATTTATACCCTTAATTTTAAGGTTTTAGATAAAGAAGGAAAGGTTAAGGAAGATTTTAACTTGCATCCACATGTGCAGGATAACGAAAAAATGGGCTTAATTGCTTCTCCTGATACCAAACATTATTTAACCTATGATGTGTATACGCACATTACCAGTGCCGCTATTAAACAGGAATCGCATGGCGATCACGAAGGTCACTCTGATGATGAAAATTACAAAGCGCCACGGATTGTAAAAGTTTCGGTAGGCGATACCATTCATACCTCAAGTGGTATTGTTACGGTTAAAGATTTAAACAGAAAACCAACCGCTAAAGATTTAGTTTTAGGCCAGGGCGATTATGCTGTGGGTTTACCATTGGAAGTTAATGCTGCCGGCAAAATTTATAACACTGAGCCTATTTTCTTGATTAAAGGAAATAACACTTTCGATTTCGCCCGTAAGGTAGATGAGTTGGATTTGAAATTCCGTTTCTCCAGAGTATTGCCAGATGAGAAAAAAGTGGAGCTTCAGATTTTTGAAAAACCTCAGCAGGCTAAAGACTGGGTGGTTTTTAAAGCAATAGAATTTCCTTTCATTAATTTATATTGGGCAGGTACCATTATCATGGTTGTTGGTTTCTTACTTTCAATTTTTAGAAGGAGAAAAGAGGCCAAAGCCGCATAA